Proteins encoded by one window of Clostridium perfringens:
- a CDS encoding ferritin family protein: protein MSYTTEKQPQGKALDIKGFLREALISEIVAINGYSKHIDEIALVEIKELLHHIMEDEKRHYGQFLEALRRYDKEEFEVYVESVDHVEIKDKPLKKIYHENKKLTAYSILNKIRDDIKGEYEAILLYDDLINKIEDKCLVKMIRDITKDEKEHVEELTLALMRLDSDKYGPIEEN from the coding sequence ATGAGCTATACTACAGAAAAGCAACCTCAAGGAAAAGCCTTGGATATAAAAGGATTTTTAAGGGAAGCTTTAATCTCAGAAATAGTTGCCATCAATGGTTATAGTAAACATATAGATGAAATTGCTTTAGTAGAGATAAAAGAATTATTACATCACATAATGGAAGATGAAAAAAGACACTATGGTCAATTTTTAGAAGCTCTTAGAAGATATGATAAAGAAGAATTTGAAGTATATGTAGAATCAGTTGATCATGTAGAAATAAAAGACAAACCTTTAAAGAAAATATATCACGAAAATAAAAAATTAACTGCTTATAGTATTTTAAATAAAATTCGAGATGATATTAAAGGAGAATACGAGGCCATATTACTCTATGATGATTTAATAAATAAAATAGAAGATAAATGCCTTGTTAAAATGATAAGAGATATAACTAAGGATGAAAAGGAACATGTTGAAGAACTTACCCTTGCCTTAATGAGACTTGATTCAGATAAATATGGACCAATTGAAGAAAATTAA
- the glmS gene encoding glutamine--fructose-6-phosphate transaminase (isomerizing), with product MCGIVGYVGQKKATDILVEGLSKLEYRGYDSAGVAVLEDNKIKAEKHKGRLANLEGMLNENPIEGGIGIGHTRWATHGEPSDVNSHPHLNNKETIAVVHNGIIENYNELRNWLMEKGYEFKSETDTEVIPNLVDFYYKGDLLDAVMEATKHMEGSYAIGVICNDEPEKLVAVRKDSPLIVGLGEKEYFIASDIPAVLNHTREVYLLEDKEFVVLTNDGVTLFDEEKNPVEKEVYHITWNVDAAEKGGYEDFMLKEINEQPKAIKDTMTSRIMEGKEVTLDDISITKEYLDNVDRVYIVACGTAYHAGVIGKYAIEKLVRIPVEVDIASEFRYRDAVITDKTLIIVLSQSGETADTLAVLRDGQAKGARVLAVTNVVGSSVSREANDVLYTWAGPEIAVASTKAYVTQLIAMYTLALHFAELKGSKSVEEIEEIKKAMLELPEKVEEILKNTDLIKEFAVKASTEKDLYFLGRGMDYGVAMEGSLKLKEISYIHSEAYAGGELKHGPIALIEKDIPVVSLLTQRELMDKMISNVQEVVTRGANVLGVCFKGDMEESKRKMFEGLIEIPETLSLLSPVLSVVPLQLFSYYVAKAKGFDVDKPRNLAKSVTVE from the coding sequence ATGTGCGGAATAGTTGGATACGTAGGACAGAAAAAGGCAACAGATATATTAGTTGAAGGATTATCAAAATTAGAGTATAGAGGATATGATTCAGCAGGAGTTGCAGTTTTAGAAGATAATAAGATAAAGGCTGAAAAGCATAAAGGAAGATTAGCAAACCTAGAAGGAATGTTAAATGAAAATCCAATAGAGGGTGGAATCGGAATAGGACATACTAGATGGGCTACACATGGAGAACCATCAGATGTTAACTCACATCCTCATTTAAATAATAAAGAAACAATAGCTGTAGTTCACAATGGAATCATTGAAAACTACAATGAATTAAGAAACTGGTTAATGGAAAAAGGATATGAATTCAAATCAGAAACTGATACAGAAGTTATTCCAAACTTAGTAGATTTCTACTATAAAGGTGATTTATTAGATGCAGTTATGGAAGCTACTAAACACATGGAAGGTTCATATGCTATTGGAGTTATATGTAATGATGAGCCAGAAAAATTAGTAGCTGTAAGAAAAGATAGTCCATTAATAGTTGGATTAGGAGAAAAAGAATATTTCATAGCTTCTGATATCCCAGCAGTTTTAAATCATACAAGAGAAGTTTATCTTTTAGAAGATAAAGAGTTTGTAGTATTAACAAATGATGGAGTTACTCTTTTTGATGAAGAAAAAAATCCAGTGGAAAAAGAAGTTTATCATATAACATGGAATGTTGATGCTGCTGAAAAAGGTGGATATGAAGATTTCATGTTAAAAGAAATTAACGAGCAACCAAAAGCTATAAAAGATACAATGACTTCAAGAATAATGGAAGGAAAAGAAGTAACTTTAGATGATATATCAATAACTAAAGAATATTTAGATAATGTTGATAGAGTATATATAGTTGCTTGTGGAACAGCTTACCATGCTGGAGTTATTGGAAAATACGCTATAGAAAAATTAGTTAGAATACCAGTAGAAGTGGATATAGCTTCAGAATTTAGATATAGAGATGCTGTTATTACAGATAAAACTTTAATAATAGTATTAAGCCAATCAGGAGAAACTGCAGATACTTTAGCAGTTTTAAGAGATGGACAAGCAAAAGGTGCAAGAGTGTTAGCTGTAACTAACGTAGTAGGAAGCTCAGTTTCAAGAGAAGCTAACGATGTATTATATACATGGGCTGGTCCAGAGATAGCTGTTGCATCAACAAAAGCATATGTAACTCAATTAATTGCTATGTACACATTAGCATTACACTTTGCTGAATTAAAAGGAAGCAAATCAGTAGAAGAAATTGAGGAAATCAAAAAAGCAATGCTTGAATTACCAGAAAAAGTTGAAGAAATCCTTAAAAATACAGATTTAATAAAAGAGTTTGCAGTTAAAGCATCTACAGAAAAAGATTTATACTTCTTAGGAAGAGGTATGGATTATGGAGTTGCAATGGAAGGATCATTAAAACTTAAAGAGATCTCTTACATTCACTCAGAGGCTTATGCAGGTGGAGAACTTAAACATGGACCAATAGCTCTTATAGAAAAAGATATTCCAGTAGTATCATTATTAACTCAAAGAGAGCTTATGGATAAAATGATAAGTAATGTTCAAGAAGTTGTTACAAGAGGAGCTAACGTTTTAGGTGTTTGCTTTAAAGGTGACATGGAAGAAAGTAAGAGAAAAATGTTTGAAGGATTAATAGAAATACCAGAAACATTAAGCTTATTATCACCAGTTTTAAGTGTTGTACCATTACAATTATTCTCATACTATGTAGCTAAAGCTAAAGGATTTGATGTTGATAAACCACGTAACTTAGCTAAATCAGTAACTGTTGAATAA
- a CDS encoding class I SAM-dependent methyltransferase — translation MEKFQENNILEDKKVCINENEEAWNKETYNAWVKRFGTAKEAAEKIKSMPEKKLNVLLDKFGDVKGKKIFNLMGSNGNKAVALALLGADVTVVDFSEGNRRYALDLAEACGVKINFILSDVLKMPKEVMSGDYDIVFAEMGILHYFSDLSPFMNVIHSLLKDGGKAVLRDFHPVSTKLITSRGSTAKVRKHKVTGDYFDTSLEEKEVAYSKYLEEGEVEKVFLRKWNLGEIVTAVANTGLKIESLTEEPNLSSDVFDKGIPKTFTIVARK, via the coding sequence GTGGAAAAATTTCAAGAAAATAATATTTTAGAAGATAAAAAAGTATGTATAAATGAAAATGAAGAGGCTTGGAATAAAGAGACATACAATGCTTGGGTAAAGAGATTTGGAACTGCTAAGGAAGCAGCAGAGAAAATTAAATCTATGCCTGAGAAAAAATTAAATGTTTTGTTAGATAAATTTGGAGATGTTAAAGGAAAGAAGATATTTAATCTTATGGGCTCTAATGGAAATAAGGCTGTTGCATTAGCTTTATTAGGGGCAGATGTTACTGTAGTGGATTTCTCAGAAGGAAATAGAAGATATGCTTTAGATTTAGCTGAGGCTTGCGGAGTAAAGATTAACTTCATTCTAAGTGATGTTTTAAAAATGCCTAAAGAAGTTATGAGTGGAGATTATGATATAGTATTTGCAGAGATGGGAATACTTCATTATTTCTCAGATTTATCTCCTTTTATGAATGTTATACATAGTTTATTAAAGGATGGAGGGAAAGCTGTATTAAGAGATTTTCATCCAGTATCAACTAAACTAATAACTTCAAGGGGTTCTACAGCAAAGGTAAGAAAACATAAGGTTACAGGAGATTACTTTGATACTTCATTAGAGGAAAAAGAAGTTGCTTACTCAAAATACTTAGAAGAAGGAGAAGTAGAAAAAGTATTTTTACGTAAGTGGAATTTAGGAGAAATAGTAACTGCCGTTGCTAATACTGGACTTAAGATAGAAAGTTTAACAGAGGAGCCTAATTTATCAAGTGATGTTTTTGATAAAGGGATTCCAAAGACTTTTACAATAGTAGCTAGAAAATAA